One Mugil cephalus isolate CIBA_MC_2020 chromosome 10, CIBA_Mcephalus_1.1, whole genome shotgun sequence genomic window carries:
- the kcnc1b gene encoding potassium voltage-gated channel subfamily C member 1b isoform X1, whose translation MGLSDDKDRIVINVGGIRHQTYRSTLRTLPGTRLSWLAEPDAPNHFDYDAKIEEFFFDRHPGVFAHILNYYRTGKLHCPADVCGPLYEEELAFWGIDETDVEPCCWMTYRQHREAEEALDSFGGGGLLDLGSDDAEPEQDHTEDDVDEMTRRLAQGDCPDARSGSLWSRWQKHVWALFEDPYSSKYARWVALASLFFILVSITTFCLETHEAFNPIINRTEVEMVDNMTVENTYQEVETAAYLTYIEGVCVVWFTFEFLMRITFCPNKCDFIRNALNIIDFVAILPFYLEVGLSGLSSKAAKDVLGFLRVVRFVRILRIFKLTRHFVGLRVLGHTLRASTNEFLLLIIFLALGVLIFATMIYYAERIGASPNDPRASEHTHFKNIPIGFWWAVVTMTTLGYGDMYPQTTSGMLVGALCALAGVLTIAMPVPVIVNNFGMYYSLAMAKQKLPKKKNRHIPRAPQPGSPNFCKSSISSQPQSPIAHDDVFEIKFQDSKLNGEAANAALANEDCPHIDQAISPEEIFSPGDRERPCFLVTTAERPNHTGGRVRRGYEKPWSLNSMSGMSGDASGVSSVSALPCSPPCLMQHSHSPIPSIM comes from the exons ATGGGCCTGAGCGACGACAAGGATCGCATTGTGATAAACGTGGGAGGGATCAGACATCAGACATACCGCAGCACCCTGCGCACCCTACCTGGCACACGCTTGTCCTGGCTGGCCGAGCCTGATGCACCCAACCACTTTGACTATGATGCCAAGATCGAGGAGTTTTTCTTCGACCGCCACCCCGGCGTGTTTGCACATATCCTTAATTACTATAGGACAGGTAAACTGCACTGCCCGGCTGATGTCTGCGGGCCGCTCTACGAGGAGGAACTGGCCTTCTGGGGGATTGATGAGACAGACGTGGAACCATGCTGCTGGATGACCTATCGCCAACACcgggaggcagaggaggcccTTGATAGTTTCGGCGGGGGAGGCCTATTAGACCTGGGGAGCGACGATGCGGAGCCAGAGCAGGATCATACTGAGGACGATGTGGATGAAATGACAAGGAGGCTGGCACAGGGAGACTGCCCTGATGCCAGGAGTGGAAGCCTGTGGAGCCGCTGGCAGAAGCACGTCTGGGCTCTGTTTGAGGACCCTTACTCGTCTAAATATGCAAGG TGGGTGGCTCTGGCCTCGCTGTTCTTTATTCTGGTGTCCATCACCACCTTCTGTCTGGAGACCCATGAGGCCTTCAACCCCATCATCAACCGCACAGAAGTGGAGATGGTAGATAATATGACAGTGGAGAACACCTACCAGGAGGTGGAGACAGCGGCCTACCTCACCTACATCGAAGGCGTTTGTGTGGTGTGGTTCACGTTTGAATTTCTAATGCGAATAACTTTCTGCCCAAATAAATGTGACTTCATTCGGAACGCCTTGAACATCATCGACTTTGTGGCCATCCTACCCTTCTACCTAGAGGTGGGCCTCAGCGGACTCTCCTCCAAGGCAGCTAAGGACGTGCTGGGTTTCCTGAGAGTGGTCCGCTTCGTGCGGATCCTGCGTATCTTCAAGCTGACCCGTCACTTTGTGGGGCTGAGGGTGCTAGGCCACACGTTAAGGGCCAGCACCAACGAGTTCCTGctcctcatcatcttcctcgCCCTTGGTGTCCTGATCTTTGCCACTATGATCTACTATGCTGAACGTATCGGAGCTAGCCCCAACGACCCACGAGCCAGCGAGCACACACACTTCAAGAACATCCCGATTGGATTCTGGTGGGCTGTGGTGACCATGACGACCCTCGGCTACGGAGACATGTACCCTCAGACGACCTCTGGTATGCTGGTTGGAGCCCTGTGCGCCCTGGCTGGTGTGCTGACCATCGCCATGCCCGTCCCCGTGATTGTCAACAACTTTGGAATGTATTACTCGCTGGCCATGGCAAAACAGAAActaccaaagaaaaaaaacaggcataTCCCACGAGCGCCCCAACCCGGTTCTCCCAACTTCTGTAAGTCAAGCATCAGCTCCCAGCCTCAGAGCCCTATAGCCCATGATGACGTTTTCGAGATAAAATTTCAAG ATTCCAAGCTGAACGGTGAGGCAGCCAACGCAGCTCTGGCCAACGAAGATTGCCCTCACATAGACCAGGCCATATCTCCGGAGGAAATCTTCAGCCCCGGCGACAGAGAGCGGCCCTGCTTCCTGGTCACCACGGCTGAACGCCCCAACCACACAGGTGGCAGAGTGAGGAGGG GTTATGAAAAGCCTTGGAGCCTTAACAGCATGTCTGGCATGAGCGGGGATGCCTCTGGAGTGTCCTCAGTGTCCGCCCTGCCCTGCAGCCCACCCTGTCTAATGCAGCACTCACATTCTCCCATCCCATCCATTATGTAG
- the kcnc1b gene encoding potassium voltage-gated channel subfamily C member 1b isoform X2 codes for MGLSDDKDRIVINVGGIRHQTYRSTLRTLPGTRLSWLAEPDAPNHFDYDAKIEEFFFDRHPGVFAHILNYYRTGKLHCPADVCGPLYEEELAFWGIDETDVEPCCWMTYRQHREAEEALDSFGGGGLLDLGSDDAEPEQDHTEDDVDEMTRRLAQGDCPDARSGSLWSRWQKHVWALFEDPYSSKYARWVALASLFFILVSITTFCLETHEAFNPIINRTEVEMVDNMTVENTYQEVETAAYLTYIEGVCVVWFTFEFLMRITFCPNKCDFIRNALNIIDFVAILPFYLEVGLSGLSSKAAKDVLGFLRVVRFVRILRIFKLTRHFVGLRVLGHTLRASTNEFLLLIIFLALGVLIFATMIYYAERIGASPNDPRASEHTHFKNIPIGFWWAVVTMTTLGYGDMYPQTTSGMLVGALCALAGVLTIAMPVPVIVNNFGMYYSLAMAKQKLPKKKNRHIPRAPQPGSPNFCKSSISSQPQSPIAHDDVFEIKFQDSKLNGEAANAALANEDCPHIDQAISPEEIFSPGDRERPCFLVTTAERPNHTGGRVRRETQRQHRSRQPTESVCVMNHGVPTTMCMTHNGPSPT; via the exons ATGGGCCTGAGCGACGACAAGGATCGCATTGTGATAAACGTGGGAGGGATCAGACATCAGACATACCGCAGCACCCTGCGCACCCTACCTGGCACACGCTTGTCCTGGCTGGCCGAGCCTGATGCACCCAACCACTTTGACTATGATGCCAAGATCGAGGAGTTTTTCTTCGACCGCCACCCCGGCGTGTTTGCACATATCCTTAATTACTATAGGACAGGTAAACTGCACTGCCCGGCTGATGTCTGCGGGCCGCTCTACGAGGAGGAACTGGCCTTCTGGGGGATTGATGAGACAGACGTGGAACCATGCTGCTGGATGACCTATCGCCAACACcgggaggcagaggaggcccTTGATAGTTTCGGCGGGGGAGGCCTATTAGACCTGGGGAGCGACGATGCGGAGCCAGAGCAGGATCATACTGAGGACGATGTGGATGAAATGACAAGGAGGCTGGCACAGGGAGACTGCCCTGATGCCAGGAGTGGAAGCCTGTGGAGCCGCTGGCAGAAGCACGTCTGGGCTCTGTTTGAGGACCCTTACTCGTCTAAATATGCAAGG TGGGTGGCTCTGGCCTCGCTGTTCTTTATTCTGGTGTCCATCACCACCTTCTGTCTGGAGACCCATGAGGCCTTCAACCCCATCATCAACCGCACAGAAGTGGAGATGGTAGATAATATGACAGTGGAGAACACCTACCAGGAGGTGGAGACAGCGGCCTACCTCACCTACATCGAAGGCGTTTGTGTGGTGTGGTTCACGTTTGAATTTCTAATGCGAATAACTTTCTGCCCAAATAAATGTGACTTCATTCGGAACGCCTTGAACATCATCGACTTTGTGGCCATCCTACCCTTCTACCTAGAGGTGGGCCTCAGCGGACTCTCCTCCAAGGCAGCTAAGGACGTGCTGGGTTTCCTGAGAGTGGTCCGCTTCGTGCGGATCCTGCGTATCTTCAAGCTGACCCGTCACTTTGTGGGGCTGAGGGTGCTAGGCCACACGTTAAGGGCCAGCACCAACGAGTTCCTGctcctcatcatcttcctcgCCCTTGGTGTCCTGATCTTTGCCACTATGATCTACTATGCTGAACGTATCGGAGCTAGCCCCAACGACCCACGAGCCAGCGAGCACACACACTTCAAGAACATCCCGATTGGATTCTGGTGGGCTGTGGTGACCATGACGACCCTCGGCTACGGAGACATGTACCCTCAGACGACCTCTGGTATGCTGGTTGGAGCCCTGTGCGCCCTGGCTGGTGTGCTGACCATCGCCATGCCCGTCCCCGTGATTGTCAACAACTTTGGAATGTATTACTCGCTGGCCATGGCAAAACAGAAActaccaaagaaaaaaaacaggcataTCCCACGAGCGCCCCAACCCGGTTCTCCCAACTTCTGTAAGTCAAGCATCAGCTCCCAGCCTCAGAGCCCTATAGCCCATGATGACGTTTTCGAGATAAAATTTCAAG ATTCCAAGCTGAACGGTGAGGCAGCCAACGCAGCTCTGGCCAACGAAGATTGCCCTCACATAGACCAGGCCATATCTCCGGAGGAAATCTTCAGCCCCGGCGACAGAGAGCGGCCCTGCTTCCTGGTCACCACGGCTGAACGCCCCAACCACACAGGTGGCAGAGTGAGGAGGG